The following coding sequences lie in one Bacillus sp. 2205SS5-2 genomic window:
- a CDS encoding CpsD/CapB family tyrosine-protein kinase: MLRTIRKTKYIAKLDEGSKSTEQIRMVRGRLDSIVRDQNSVLLVTSPSIVGETAEISFNLALSYTEQGFSVLLVDASFRDPILHDWFEVSLNASYRNFLNGEKIGLYAGRTNISNLSFLSFGEYQSSHPLWSKDLEQSIEELKKDYEYIIILAPPFQQSSDTQMISQYCDGVILVVKECKEKIQELKKTIRHLEHISAPLKGIIYQNK; this comes from the coding sequence GTGCTTAGAACGATAAGAAAAACTAAATATATCGCTAAGCTAGATGAAGGGTCGAAGAGTACGGAACAAATTCGAATGGTTAGAGGAAGGCTGGATTCTATTGTGAGAGATCAAAATAGTGTTCTCCTGGTTACCTCTCCAAGTATAGTAGGAGAAACAGCAGAAATTTCATTCAATCTTGCACTTTCCTATACGGAACAAGGATTTAGTGTTCTCCTCGTTGACGCAAGTTTTAGAGACCCTATACTCCATGATTGGTTTGAAGTTTCTTTAAATGCTAGTTATAGGAACTTTCTTAATGGGGAAAAAATAGGACTTTATGCAGGGAGAACAAACATTTCAAACTTGTCTTTTTTGTCATTTGGCGAATATCAGTCTTCTCACCCACTTTGGAGTAAAGATCTCGAGCAATCAATAGAGGAGTTAAAAAAGGACTATGAATATATTATTATTCTTGCACCCCCTTTTCAACAGTCGTCTGATACACAGATGATTTCACAATACTGTGATGGGGTGATCTTAGTGGTCAAGGAATGCAAAGAGAAAATTCAAGAACTCAAAAAAACTATCCGGCATTTAGAGCATATTAGTGCTCCACTGAAAGGCATAATTTATCAGAATAAATAG
- a CDS encoding YveK family protein — MDGKTDIKTLFRILLRRKITLVLTTVLFMAISILVSLFVIKPTYESTEYILVGPLQANGEYQEEIEINRLLASTVDLINSPLVLKTVQNQLNIKEVEEIEGIVNVNSNRNSQIITISARHHEAEFVQTLTRSYALTSIEKMNNLLGVESLQILNGSDGVSLKKLGSPFLNMAIGCFIGLFFGISLAMLREHFDDSIKSIEEIETVCSVPIIGELSINPKQRRNGKRWNKRWRAANKNIKVRKRGEIGA; from the coding sequence ATGGATGGGAAAACAGATATAAAAACACTTTTCAGAATTCTGTTAAGGCGAAAAATTACGTTAGTGTTAACGACCGTTCTCTTCATGGCTATATCTATTTTAGTTTCATTGTTTGTAATTAAACCCACCTATGAATCGACGGAGTACATCTTAGTGGGTCCACTGCAAGCAAACGGCGAATATCAGGAAGAAATTGAAATTAATCGTTTGCTTGCATCGACTGTTGACTTAATCAATAGTCCCCTAGTTCTAAAAACTGTTCAAAACCAGTTGAACATTAAAGAAGTAGAAGAAATCGAAGGGATTGTAAATGTGAACTCCAATCGGAATTCACAAATCATTACCATCTCAGCTAGACATCATGAAGCAGAATTTGTACAAACACTTACCCGTTCTTATGCTTTAACTTCTATAGAGAAAATGAATAATTTATTAGGTGTGGAAAGTTTGCAAATACTTAACGGTTCGGATGGAGTCTCGTTGAAGAAGTTAGGTAGTCCATTCTTAAACATGGCAATCGGTTGCTTTATTGGTTTATTCTTTGGAATTAGTTTAGCGATGTTACGTGAACATTTTGATGATTCTATTAAATCGATTGAGGAAATTGAGACAGTGTGTAGTGTTCCAATTATAGGAGAGCTTTCTATAAATCCTAAACAAAGAAGGAATGGAAAAAGATGGAACAAAAGGTGGAGAGCTGCAAACAAGAATATTAAAGTAAGAAAGAGAGGGGAAATAGGTGCTTAG
- the murB gene encoding UDP-N-acetylmuramate dehydrogenase, whose protein sequence is MNVYNNLISILNEDRILCDELLRNHTYTKLGGKADFIVLPQTYEEVQNIVKLTNKEGIPLTLLGNGSNLIVKDGGIRGVILLLKELKNTMVKDSQLTVQSGAAIIDASRFALQHNLSGLEFACGIPGTVGGALFMNAGAYGGEIKDCLDYAYVVDSNGELVKRTAKDLELDYRHSNIPEKGDIVLEATFRLKPGKYEDIKAIMDDLTFKRESKQPLEYPSCGSVFKRPPGYFAGKLIQDSELQGKSIGGAEVSTKHAGFIVNKNEATATEYISLIEHVQKTVKEKFDVDLEREVRIIGEDE, encoded by the coding sequence ATGAATGTTTATAATAACTTGATATCGATATTGAATGAAGATCGAATTCTTTGTGATGAGCTTTTAAGAAACCATACGTATACAAAACTCGGAGGAAAAGCTGACTTTATTGTTCTTCCACAAACATATGAAGAGGTTCAAAACATCGTGAAGCTTACAAATAAAGAAGGTATACCTTTAACTCTTCTTGGAAATGGGTCCAATCTGATTGTAAAAGATGGTGGAATACGTGGAGTTATCCTTCTATTAAAAGAGCTGAAAAATACGATGGTAAAGGACTCACAGTTAACTGTTCAAAGCGGGGCTGCTATCATTGATGCCTCCCGCTTTGCACTACAGCATAACTTATCCGGCTTAGAATTTGCTTGTGGCATTCCTGGAACAGTTGGAGGCGCTTTGTTTATGAACGCTGGAGCCTACGGAGGTGAAATTAAGGATTGTCTTGATTATGCCTATGTTGTTGATTCAAATGGCGAGTTGGTTAAACGCACAGCCAAAGATCTTGAATTAGATTATCGCCATAGTAATATTCCTGAAAAAGGCGACATTGTCTTAGAAGCTACCTTCCGCTTAAAACCAGGAAAATATGAAGACATTAAAGCCATCATGGATGACCTCACATTTAAACGAGAATCGAAACAGCCACTTGAATATCCTTCTTGTGGATCAGTCTTTAAACGACCTCCAGGCTATTTTGCTGGAAAACTCATTCAAGATAGTGAACTCCAAGGAAAAAGTATTGGCGGAGCTGAAGTATCGACAAAGCATGCGGGCTTTATCGTCAATAAAAACGAAGCTACGGCAACCGAATACATTTCCTTGATTGAACATGTTCAGAAAACCGTTAAAGAAAAATTTGACGTTGACCTCGAGCGCGAAGTACGAATTATTGGAGAAGACGAGTAA
- a CDS encoding manganese-dependent inorganic pyrophosphatase, with protein sequence MEKTLIFGHKNPDTDTITSAIVYADLKTQLGMDVEPIRLGEVNGETEYALHYFGVNAPRLVTEVAAEASTVILVDHNERQQSADDIDDVRVLEVIDHHRIANFETSDPLYYRAEPVGCTATILNKLYKEKGKPVSKEMAGLMVSAIISDTLLLKSPTCTVEDAEAAKELAQMAGIELESYGLEMLKAGADMSKKTIAELVSLDAKEFQMGESKVEIAQVNVVDAMDVLGRQADLEMALSTLIADKELDLFVFVVTNILTNDSVALALGSKASAVEEAYGVKLDNHTAVLKGVVSRKKQVVPVLTNILSE encoded by the coding sequence ATGGAGAAAACACTTATTTTCGGACATAAAAATCCAGATACCGATACGATTACATCTGCGATTGTTTATGCAGATTTAAAAACACAGTTAGGCATGGATGTAGAGCCTATTCGACTTGGTGAAGTTAATGGTGAAACGGAATATGCGCTTCATTATTTCGGAGTGAACGCGCCTCGTCTAGTGACTGAAGTGGCAGCAGAAGCGAGCACCGTTATTTTAGTCGACCATAATGAGCGTCAACAAAGTGCTGACGATATTGACGACGTTCGTGTGTTAGAGGTTATTGATCACCATCGCATTGCGAATTTCGAAACGAGTGACCCGCTTTACTACCGTGCAGAGCCCGTTGGTTGTACGGCGACGATTTTAAATAAATTGTATAAAGAAAAGGGCAAACCAGTTTCTAAAGAAATGGCAGGGCTAATGGTATCGGCAATTATTTCTGATACGCTTTTGCTAAAATCGCCTACATGTACTGTGGAAGACGCCGAAGCAGCTAAAGAGCTCGCGCAAATGGCTGGTATTGAACTTGAGAGCTATGGTCTCGAAATGTTGAAAGCTGGAGCAGATATGAGCAAGAAAACAATTGCAGAGCTCGTTTCTTTAGATGCGAAAGAATTTCAAATGGGTGAAAGTAAAGTAGAAATCGCTCAAGTTAATGTTGTAGATGCGATGGATGTGTTAGGTCGTCAAGCTGATCTAGAAATGGCGCTTTCGACGCTAATTGCTGATAAAGAACTAGATTTATTTGTATTTGTAGTGACAAATATTTTAACAAATGATTCTGTTGCTCTTGCGTTAGGATCCAAAGCAAGCGCAGTGGAAGAAGCGTATGGTGTGAAGCTTGATAATCATACGGCTGTACTGAAAGGTGTCGTCTCTCGTAAAAAGCAAGTGGTGCCTGTTTTAACGAATATCTTGAGTGAATAA
- a CDS encoding VOC family protein — MYTKRAFGKEHEVIQVKGFLLIRKATIFAKTASFKEAPNRPSYPEAAGLRHLAFALEDIVEAVRDLTSKGIEVEKIRVDPYTSKRYTFFADSDGLPIELYEK, encoded by the coding sequence ATGTATACGAAAAGAGCCTTTGGAAAAGAGCACGAAGTCATACAAGTCAAGGGATTCCTTCTTATTCGAAAAGCCACAATCTTTGCGAAAACAGCCTCTTTTAAAGAAGCACCTAATCGGCCTAGTTATCCTGAGGCTGCAGGGCTCAGACATCTTGCTTTTGCTTTAGAGGATATCGTTGAAGCAGTGAGGGACTTGACTTCAAAAGGAATTGAAGTAGAAAAGATTCGTGTCGATCCCTACACGTCAAAAAGGTACACGTTTTTTGCTGATTCCGATGGGCTCCCGATTGAATTATATGAAAAATAA
- a CDS encoding VOC family protein translates to MEITAVHYIVIICRNYEKSKHFYTGILGLEPIREVYREECNSYKLDLALEGTYVIELFSFKALFAKFVAFRIS, encoded by the coding sequence ATGGAGATCACTGCTGTCCACTATATTGTGATTATTTGTCGCAACTATGAAAAATCTAAACACTTCTATACGGGTATACTAGGACTAGAGCCCATTCGAGAAGTTTATCGAGAAGAATGTAATTCCTATAAATTAGACTTGGCTCTTGAGGGTACATATGTAATAGAATTATTTTCTTTTAAGGCTCTTTTCGCAAAGTTTGTTGCTTTTCGAATCAGTTGA
- a CDS encoding ISL3 family transposase, whose translation FHFTSTLHQSVGFHVDELWAVKPRSNFTLLFDSFILTLAKDMPMSAISRLVKEHDTQLWRIIHYYVDHAIEAQDLSHVTMISTDETSAKRGHQYVTIFMDPKGKNVIHVTKGKDSSTWLECKKHLESHGGKAENVTQVCMDMSPAFIKGATDQFPDAAITFDKFHIIQAVNKAVDKVQREERKSCSDLKNTRYIWLKNEQNLTPKQKETLDRLKDCELDTTKAYRMKLTLQEIYRYPGVIAEMALKDWIQWGLRCRLEPMVEVTKMIKSHYAGIVQWFKSKLTNGLLEGTNSLFQAAKRKARGYRSDKNMIAMIYLLAGKLDFAFK comes from the coding sequence TTTCATTTCACTTCAACCTTGCACCAAAGTGTCGGGTTCCATGTGGATGAGCTTTGGGCTGTGAAACCACGTTCCAACTTCACTTTACTTTTTGACTCTTTCATTTTAACTTTGGCTAAAGATATGCCGATGAGTGCCATAAGCAGGCTTGTCAAAGAACATGATACTCAATTATGGCGGATCATTCATTATTACGTTGATCATGCCATAGAAGCTCAAGACTTATCCCACGTGACAATGATTAGTACCGACGAAACCTCTGCTAAAAGAGGTCACCAGTATGTGACCATCTTCATGGACCCTAAAGGAAAGAATGTCATCCACGTTACAAAAGGGAAAGATTCAAGTACTTGGTTAGAGTGTAAAAAACACTTGGAATCTCATGGAGGCAAGGCTGAAAATGTGACGCAAGTCTGTATGGACATGTCTCCTGCCTTTATCAAAGGGGCCACAGACCAGTTCCCAGATGCGGCTATTACCTTTGACAAATTCCATATCATTCAAGCTGTAAACAAGGCTGTAGACAAGGTACAGAGAGAAGAGCGTAAAAGCTGTTCAGACCTTAAAAATACACGTTATATCTGGCTGAAAAATGAACAAAATTTAACACCCAAACAAAAAGAAACACTAGACCGCTTAAAAGATTGCGAACTCGATACGACAAAGGCATACCGGATGAAACTAACCTTGCAGGAGATTTATCGTTACCCAGGAGTAATCGCCGAGATGGCATTAAAAGACTGGATCCAATGGGGCCTACGTTGCCGTTTAGAACCTATGGTAGAAGTGACTAAAATGATTAAAAGCCATTATGCAGGAATCGTCCAGTGGTTTAAGTCCAAGCTAACTAACGGACTATTAGAAGGGACAAATAGTTTATTTCAGGCAGCGAAGAGAAAAGCTCGTGGGTATCGTTCGGATAAGAATATGATCGCCATGATCTACCTACTTGCAGGAAAACTGGATTTCGCATTCAAATAA
- a CDS encoding dihydrolipoamide acetyltransferase family protein: protein MAIEKITMPQLGESVTEGTISKWLVSPGDTINKYDPIAEVMTDKVNAEVPSSFTGIMAELIAEEGDTLAVGEVICTVEVEGGVSEPSKEKSEEKTVTVATSSSATQIKAPKKQAKGKARYSPAVLKLSQEHDIDLALVEGSGKEGRITRKDLQKLIETGSIPTASGNPVVEPVKEEVIKPSVPAAPAVQAAKPPAPSVPIAPGDIEIPVSGVRKAIAANMLRSKHEAPHAWTMMEVDVTNLVAYRDSLKTEFKSREGFNLTYFAFFVKAVAQALKEYPQINSMWAGDKIIQKKDINISIAVATDDALFVPVIKNADEKTIKGIGREIAELAGKVRAGTLKSDEMQGGTFTVNNTGSFGSVQSMGIINYPQAAILQVESIVKRPVVMDHGMIAVRDMVNLCLSLDHRVLDGLICGKFLQSIKKNLESISKENTSVY from the coding sequence TTGGCTATTGAAAAAATTACAATGCCCCAACTTGGAGAAAGTGTAACCGAAGGTACCATTAGTAAATGGTTAGTATCTCCAGGGGATACAATAAACAAATATGATCCCATTGCAGAAGTAATGACAGATAAAGTAAATGCTGAGGTACCATCCTCATTTACTGGAATAATGGCAGAGCTGATTGCTGAAGAAGGCGATACTCTTGCTGTTGGTGAAGTGATCTGTACAGTTGAAGTTGAAGGTGGAGTATCTGAACCTTCTAAAGAAAAGTCCGAAGAAAAAACGGTAACAGTCGCAACTTCGTCGAGTGCAACACAAATCAAAGCACCGAAAAAGCAAGCGAAAGGAAAAGCTCGCTATTCTCCAGCGGTATTGAAGCTTTCCCAAGAGCATGATATTGACTTAGCGTTAGTAGAGGGAAGCGGCAAAGAAGGTCGTATTACTCGTAAAGACTTACAAAAACTGATTGAAACAGGTTCGATTCCAACAGCAAGCGGGAACCCAGTTGTGGAGCCTGTTAAAGAAGAAGTGATCAAACCATCCGTTCCTGCAGCACCTGCAGTTCAAGCGGCTAAACCACCTGCGCCAAGTGTTCCGATTGCGCCAGGTGATATTGAAATTCCAGTATCAGGTGTTCGTAAAGCGATCGCTGCTAATATGCTCAGAAGTAAGCACGAAGCTCCACATGCTTGGACAATGATGGAAGTTGATGTGACTAATCTAGTAGCGTATCGAGATTCTTTAAAAACGGAATTTAAATCACGTGAAGGTTTCAACTTAACCTATTTTGCATTCTTCGTAAAAGCTGTTGCGCAAGCATTAAAAGAATACCCACAAATCAACTCCATGTGGGCTGGAGATAAGATTATTCAGAAGAAAGATATTAACATTTCCATTGCCGTAGCTACGGATGATGCTTTATTTGTTCCTGTTATTAAAAACGCGGATGAAAAAACCATTAAAGGCATCGGACGCGAAATCGCCGAGCTAGCTGGAAAAGTGCGAGCAGGAACATTGAAGTCGGATGAAATGCAAGGAGGAACTTTCACCGTAAATAATACAGGGTCATTTGGTTCTGTTCAGTCAATGGGCATTATTAATTACCCACAAGCGGCGATTCTGCAAGTAGAATCTATTGTGAAACGACCGGTTGTCATGGACCATGGTATGATTGCTGTTCGTGATATGGTCAACCTTTGTCTATCATTAGATCATCGTGTACTAGACGGATTAATTTGCGGTAAATTCTTGCAAAGCATTAAAAAGAATCTTGAAAGCATTTCAAAAGAGAATACCTCTGTATATTAA
- a CDS encoding alpha-ketoacid dehydrogenase subunit beta: protein MAVISYIDAVTMAIREEMERDEKVFVLGEDVGQKGGVFKATHGLYDQFGEDRVLDTPLAESAIAGVGIGAAMYGMRPIAEMQFADFIMPAVNQIISEASRIRYRSNNDWTCPMVIRAPYGGGVHGALYHSQSVEAVFANQPGLKIVMPSTPYDVKGLLKAAVRDEDPVLFFEHKRAYRLIKGEVPDEDYTLPIGKADVKREGEDVTVITYGLCVHFALQAAERLAQDGIDTHILDLRTIYPLDKEAIMEAASKTGKVLLLTEDNKEGSIMGEVAAIIAENCLFDLDAPIQRLAGPDIPAMPYAPTMEKYFMVNPDKVEKAIRELAEY, encoded by the coding sequence ATGGCAGTTATATCTTATATCGATGCAGTAACAATGGCCATTCGTGAAGAAATGGAACGAGATGAAAAAGTGTTCGTTCTAGGTGAAGATGTAGGACAAAAAGGGGGCGTATTTAAAGCCACCCACGGATTATACGACCAATTCGGTGAAGATCGTGTATTAGATACCCCTCTAGCAGAATCAGCAATTGCGGGTGTAGGAATTGGAGCTGCGATGTACGGTATGCGCCCAATCGCGGAGATGCAGTTCGCAGATTTTATTATGCCAGCGGTGAACCAAATTATTTCGGAAGCATCTCGCATTCGTTATCGTTCAAATAATGATTGGACTTGTCCAATGGTTATTCGTGCGCCATATGGTGGTGGAGTTCATGGTGCTCTGTATCATTCACAGTCGGTTGAGGCAGTTTTTGCGAATCAGCCAGGATTAAAAATCGTCATGCCGTCTACGCCTTATGATGTGAAAGGATTGCTAAAAGCGGCGGTACGTGATGAAGATCCAGTTCTTTTCTTTGAACATAAACGTGCCTATCGTTTAATTAAAGGAGAAGTTCCTGACGAGGATTACACTCTTCCAATTGGTAAAGCGGACGTGAAACGTGAAGGCGAAGACGTAACCGTAATTACATACGGTCTATGTGTCCATTTTGCTCTTCAAGCTGCTGAACGTTTAGCACAAGATGGCATTGACACACACATTTTAGATTTGAGAACGATTTATCCTTTAGATAAAGAAGCTATTATGGAAGCGGCTTCAAAAACCGGGAAAGTTCTTTTGCTAACTGAAGACAACAAAGAAGGAAGCATCATGGGTGAAGTTGCCGCCATTATCGCTGAAAACTGCTTATTTGATTTAGATGCGCCTATACAGCGTTTAGCAGGTCCAGATATTCCTGCAATGCCGTATGCTCCGACAATGGAAAAGTATTTCATGGTTAATCCAGATAAAGTAGAAAAAGCGATTCGAGAATTAGCTGAATATTAA
- a CDS encoding thiamine pyrophosphate-dependent dehydrogenase E1 component subunit alpha translates to MTENRHQSLGLSDEKVIEMYEMMLLARRIDERMWLLNRSGKIPFVISCQGQEAAQVGASFALDKEKDYVLPYYRDMGVVLTFGMTPRDIMLSGFAKAEDPNSGGRQMPGHFGQKKNNIVTGSSPVTTQVPHAVGIALAGKMEKKDLVTFVTFGEGSSNQGDFHEGANFAGVHKLPVIFMCENNKYAISVPIEKQLACKNVSDRAIGYGMPGCTIDGNDPLEVYKAVKEAANRGRNGEGPTLIETVSYRLTPHSSDDDDRSYRSPDEVAKAKTNDPIITFGAYLKEVGVMDDVLEKEINDRIMKQVNEATDYAENAAYATPESAMQFVYAEEK, encoded by the coding sequence ATGACTGAAAATCGTCACCAATCACTTGGTTTAAGTGATGAAAAAGTAATTGAAATGTATGAAATGATGCTTCTTGCTCGTCGAATCGACGAACGCATGTGGCTGTTAAATCGTTCAGGAAAGATTCCATTTGTTATTTCTTGTCAAGGTCAAGAAGCGGCTCAAGTGGGAGCATCTTTTGCCCTAGATAAAGAAAAAGATTATGTTCTACCATATTACCGTGATATGGGTGTGGTCCTAACCTTTGGGATGACACCAAGAGACATAATGCTTTCAGGATTTGCAAAAGCAGAAGATCCAAATTCAGGTGGCCGTCAAATGCCAGGTCACTTTGGCCAAAAGAAAAATAATATAGTGACGGGATCTTCTCCTGTAACAACACAAGTTCCTCACGCAGTTGGAATTGCCCTTGCTGGGAAAATGGAGAAGAAAGATTTGGTTACTTTTGTCACATTTGGAGAAGGGTCTTCCAACCAAGGAGATTTTCACGAGGGAGCAAACTTTGCGGGTGTGCACAAACTGCCGGTTATTTTCATGTGTGAAAACAATAAATATGCGATTTCTGTGCCGATAGAAAAGCAGTTGGCGTGTAAAAATGTCTCAGATCGAGCAATTGGCTATGGTATGCCGGGTTGTACGATTGATGGAAATGATCCTCTGGAAGTTTACAAAGCAGTAAAAGAAGCGGCAAATCGTGGACGTAACGGAGAAGGTCCAACATTAATTGAAACTGTTTCATATCGTCTAACACCACACTCATCAGATGACGATGATCGTAGTTATCGATCGCCTGATGAAGTTGCTAAAGCTAAAACGAATGATCCAATTATCACGTTCGGAGCTTACTTAAAAGAAGTTGGCGTAATGGACGATGTGCTTGAAAAAGAAATTAATGATCGCATAATGAAACAAGTAAACGAAGCAACGGACTATGCTGAAAATGCAGCATATGCAACTCCAGAGAGTGCAATGCAGTTCGTATACGCTGAAGAGAAGTAA
- the lpdA gene encoding dihydrolipoyl dehydrogenase, whose translation MAEEYDLVVLGGGTGGYVSAIRASQLGLKTAIVEKGKLGGTCLHKGCIPSKALLRSAEVYATAKRSDEFGVELNGVSLNFPKVQERKQGIIDQLHKGVQHLMKQGKIDVYEGLGRILGPSIFSPMPGTISVEMNNGEDNAMLIPKNVIVATGSRPRSLPGLEIDGEFVLSSDEALDLEELPKSIIIVGGGVIGIEWASMLSDFGVDVTVLEYADRIVPTEDHEISKEMQRILKKKGLTVLTSAKVLPDTLHKGEQNVTISAEHKGEQKSFTADKILVSVGRQANTEGIGLENTDIVVDKGFVSVNDYYQTKESHIYAIGDVIGGLQLAHVASHEGIHAVEHIANQTPDHIDYSLVSKCIYSAPEMASVGYTQREAEEKGHKVKIGKFSFRAIGKALVFGESDGFVKIIADEETNDILGVHMIGPHVTDMISEAGLARVLDATPWEIGQTIHPHPTLSEAIGEAALAVDGKAIHS comes from the coding sequence TTGGCTGAAGAATATGATCTTGTTGTTCTAGGGGGAGGCACAGGTGGCTATGTATCAGCCATCCGAGCATCCCAATTAGGTTTGAAAACAGCGATTGTTGAAAAAGGAAAATTAGGAGGTACATGTCTTCATAAAGGTTGCATACCAAGTAAAGCACTTTTACGTAGTGCAGAAGTGTACGCAACGGCAAAACGAAGTGATGAATTTGGTGTTGAGCTAAACGGAGTTTCGTTAAATTTCCCAAAAGTTCAAGAACGAAAACAGGGCATTATTGATCAACTTCATAAAGGTGTCCAGCATTTAATGAAACAAGGAAAAATAGATGTGTATGAGGGACTAGGTCGTATTCTTGGTCCATCCATTTTTTCACCAATGCCCGGGACAATCTCGGTTGAAATGAATAATGGAGAAGATAATGCGATGCTGATTCCTAAAAATGTCATCGTTGCAACGGGTTCTCGTCCTCGTTCATTACCTGGATTAGAGATTGACGGAGAATTCGTCCTATCTTCTGATGAGGCGCTTGATTTAGAAGAACTACCAAAATCAATCATTATTGTCGGCGGAGGAGTTATTGGGATCGAATGGGCTTCCATGCTGTCTGACTTTGGTGTTGATGTAACCGTTTTAGAATATGCCGACCGCATTGTTCCAACGGAAGATCACGAAATTTCAAAAGAGATGCAGCGTATCCTGAAGAAAAAAGGACTGACGGTTTTGACGAGTGCAAAGGTGTTGCCTGATACCTTGCATAAAGGAGAACAGAATGTGACGATTTCTGCTGAGCATAAAGGAGAACAAAAATCCTTTACAGCCGATAAAATTTTAGTGTCTGTCGGCAGGCAAGCTAATACAGAAGGCATCGGATTGGAAAATACTGATATTGTCGTTGATAAAGGATTTGTTTCTGTAAACGATTACTATCAAACAAAAGAATCACATATATACGCTATTGGAGATGTAATTGGTGGATTACAACTTGCTCATGTTGCCTCTCATGAAGGGATCCATGCAGTAGAACACATTGCCAACCAAACACCAGATCACATTGATTATTCTCTTGTCTCTAAATGTATTTATAGTGCCCCAGAAATGGCTAGCGTAGGATACACTCAGAGAGAGGCAGAAGAAAAAGGACATAAAGTTAAAATTGGGAAATTCTCTTTCCGTGCCATTGGGAAAGCACTCGTTTTCGGCGAGTCAGATGGGTTTGTTAAGATTATTGCAGATGAGGAGACCAATGATATTCTGGGAGTTCATATGATCGGTCCACACGTAACGGATATGATTTCAGAAGCAGGTCTTGCCCGTGTATTAGATGCAACCCCGTGGGAAATAGGGCAAACAATCCATCCTCATCCAACGTTGAGTGAAGCGATTGGAGAAGCAGCCTTAGCAGTAGATGGAAAAGCAATACATTCATAA
- the buk gene encoding butyrate kinase codes for MQEQDHRILVINPGSTSTKIGVFENDVPILEKTLRHDTAVISTFENIIDQYEFRKNTILETLDEEGMNISKLSAICGRGGLLRPIEGGTYSVNDAMLKDLREGFSGQHASNLGGILAYEIATGLNIPAFIVDPVVVDELNPIARISGFSLIERKSIFHALNQKAVARRVAKEIGKPYQELNLIVTHMGGGITVGVHKEGRVIDVNNGLHGDGPFSPERAGTVPAGDLVDLCFSGEHYRDEIMKKLVGQGGLVGYLGTNDAIKVEKMIENGEEQATLVYDAMSYQIAKEIGSASAVLAGKVDAIILTGGLAYGKEFVKNISNRISWIADVIIQPGENELQALAEGAIRVLTGEEKEKNYPDFEASKVRIQ; via the coding sequence TTGCAAGAACAAGATCATCGAATACTGGTTATTAATCCGGGATCAACATCAACGAAAATAGGGGTATTTGAAAACGACGTACCGATTCTAGAAAAAACGCTTCGTCATGATACTGCTGTGATCAGCACATTTGAAAACATCATCGATCAATATGAATTCCGGAAAAATACCATTCTTGAAACACTTGATGAAGAAGGAATGAACATTTCAAAATTAAGTGCCATTTGTGGAAGAGGGGGGCTTCTTCGTCCAATTGAAGGTGGAACGTATTCAGTAAATGACGCGATGTTAAAGGATTTACGTGAAGGATTCTCAGGACAACATGCTTCAAATTTAGGGGGGATTCTTGCTTATGAAATTGCTACAGGCCTAAATATCCCAGCTTTTATTGTTGATCCTGTAGTCGTGGACGAATTAAATCCAATCGCAAGAATTTCTGGTTTTTCACTAATAGAACGAAAAAGCATTTTTCACGCTCTAAATCAAAAAGCCGTAGCGAGAAGAGTAGCAAAAGAAATCGGCAAGCCTTATCAAGAATTAAACTTGATTGTTACCCATATGGGCGGTGGTATTACAGTCGGTGTTCACAAAGAGGGAAGAGTGATTGATGTAAATAATGGCTTGCACGGAGATGGGCCTTTTAGTCCTGAAAGAGCAGGTACCGTCCCAGCAGGTGATTTAGTCGATCTCTGCTTCTCAGGAGAGCATTACCGTGATGAGATTATGAAGAAGCTTGTTGGTCAAGGTGGACTTGTAGGGTATCTCGGTACAAACGACGCCATCAAGGTTGAAAAAATGATTGAAAATGGCGAAGAACAAGCCACCCTTGTATACGATGCGATGAGTTACCAAATTGCTAAAGAAATTGGTTCTGCAAGTGCTGTTCTTGCCGGTAAAGTAGATGCTATTATTTTAACCGGAGGACTAGCATATGGAAAAGAATTTGTGAAAAATATCTCGAACCGAATAAGTTGGATTGCGGATGTTATCATTCAACCTGGTGAAAATGAGCTCCAAGCCTTAGCTGAAGGAGCTATCCGTGTTCTTACAGGGGAAGAAAAAGAAAAAAATTACCCTGACTTTGAAGCGTCGAAAGTGAGGATTCAATAG